Proteins encoded by one window of Deinococcus radiodurans R1 = ATCC 13939 = DSM 20539:
- a CDS encoding tetratricopeptide repeat protein, which translates to MTEMVTWEERLASLWEQLDTLPAADFVARMDALAAQAPTESVALFERAGARDSVGREAEAVQLYEQALAAGLSGVRRRRAVIQLASSLRNVGQVERGLALLEAEQQRGPDELSDALSAFLALMLVDTGREREAVATVLTALAPHLPRYQRSVTNYARLLTEPA; encoded by the coding sequence ATGACAGAAATGGTCACCTGGGAGGAGCGCCTGGCCTCGCTCTGGGAGCAGTTGGACACTCTCCCCGCCGCCGACTTCGTAGCCCGCATGGACGCCCTGGCTGCTCAGGCTCCCACCGAAAGTGTGGCGCTGTTCGAGCGAGCTGGGGCGCGGGATTCGGTCGGCAGGGAGGCCGAAGCAGTTCAGCTCTATGAGCAAGCCCTTGCCGCCGGCCTCAGCGGCGTTCGGCGCAGGCGGGCCGTCATTCAGCTCGCCAGTTCGCTGCGGAATGTGGGGCAGGTGGAGAGGGGACTGGCCTTGCTGGAAGCCGAGCAACAACGCGGCCCGGATGAACTGAGCGACGCCCTGAGCGCCTTTCTGGCCCTGATGCTGGTGGATACTGGCCGCGAACGGGAAGCGGTAGCGACCGTGTTGACCGCCCTCGCGCCGCATCTGCCACGTTATCAGCGCTCGGTGACGAACTATGCGCGACTGTTGACCGAGCCGGCGTAG
- a CDS encoding DinB family protein, translating to MLWHLRFTQRDLLNFVREKNYTEPNWPADYWPHTQAATAEDWQAQVEAVQADRAEVLKVLDQADLLAPVAPGKSQTVLRELLLAADHAAYHTGQLALLRRLLGGGDSAS from the coding sequence GTGCTGTGGCACCTGCGCTTTACCCAGCGCGACCTGCTCAATTTTGTGCGGGAGAAAAACTACACGGAACCGAACTGGCCCGCCGATTACTGGCCGCACACCCAGGCGGCGACGGCGGAAGACTGGCAGGCCCAGGTCGAGGCCGTTCAGGCGGACCGCGCCGAGGTGCTGAAGGTGCTCGACCAGGCCGACCTCCTGGCCCCCGTCGCCCCCGGCAAGTCCCAGACCGTGCTGCGTGAGTTGCTGCTGGCCGCCGACCACGCGGCTTATCACACCGGGCAACTGGCGCTGCTGCGGCGCCTGCTCGGGGGCGGAGACTCGGCGAGCTGA
- a CDS encoding nitroreductase family protein, whose product MELIEGMLNRRTTNGPFRPDPVSREHQHLLMRVAQAAPSHFNSQPWRFVLIEDPGTIARVADLSGQSMTELIEAGVFFERYRRYFRFTEAEMDERRDGIHIDRLPGPLKPFTRQVFSDAGLKLMRQLGVPKKLGEDNRKLVAGSPLLLAALLDKSEYRPGELSGFYSVFGLGAAIENIWNTVGTLGMGIQFVSTPMEIPRQWQAIQELLKVPDDLELMAVYRLGYLPEETARPSIDWSSRHRKRLEQFVFRETCDRPEYEKPTQD is encoded by the coding sequence ATGGAACTGATTGAAGGCATGTTGAACCGGCGCACCACCAACGGGCCTTTTCGGCCTGACCCGGTGAGCCGTGAGCACCAGCACCTGCTGATGCGGGTCGCGCAGGCGGCGCCGAGCCACTTCAACTCGCAGCCGTGGCGCTTCGTGCTGATCGAAGACCCCGGGACGATTGCGCGGGTCGCCGACCTCTCGGGCCAGAGCATGACCGAGCTGATCGAGGCGGGCGTATTTTTTGAGCGCTACCGCCGCTATTTCCGCTTTACCGAAGCCGAGATGGACGAGCGGCGCGACGGGATTCACATCGACCGGCTGCCTGGGCCGCTCAAGCCCTTTACCCGGCAGGTCTTCAGTGACGCGGGCCTCAAGCTGATGCGGCAGCTCGGCGTGCCCAAAAAACTCGGCGAGGACAACCGCAAGCTGGTGGCCGGCAGCCCGCTGCTGCTCGCCGCATTGCTCGACAAATCCGAGTACCGCCCCGGCGAACTCAGCGGTTTTTACTCGGTGTTCGGCCTCGGCGCCGCCATCGAGAACATCTGGAACACGGTGGGCACGCTCGGCATGGGCATTCAGTTCGTCAGCACACCGATGGAGATTCCCCGGCAGTGGCAGGCGATTCAGGAGCTGCTCAAGGTGCCGGACGACCTCGAACTGATGGCCGTCTACCGCCTCGGCTACCTGCCGGAAGAAACGGCGCGGCCTTCCATTGACTGGAGCAGCCGCCACCGCAAGCGGCTGGAGCAGTTCGTGTTCCGGGAAACCTGCGACCGGCCTGAATACGAGAAGCCCACACAGGACTGA
- a CDS encoding low temperature requirement protein A, translated as MTGGPEGKPDNIALQQQTVGNHAPRGDQLTGTPASEEQKVSWLELFFDLIFVVAFDQLAKRLGANASLANIGIFLLLFTAVWWAWASNSTFAARYGNERRVYRWDTVAELISVALLAVIIRGDLEQTGTYFAVAFGINRLLNAGLHRWADHKTPADVTFSRRTSAVVGTAGLLWLGSALLPSGSGAQLAVWGAALLLDVLHPLLGRRDGQQVLPHQGHLSERVGLLQIIALGEIITEVVNGSRQQTLGWTTLLPAFFSILVAVSLWRLYFDQARALPLLQAHTRGQTLGTLPWFYGHLPLTLSIIMLSVGLGQGIGSGTAEEVATQQQFVVWPLAGALLTLAFLRANSRRVAGERGADRSLVALLLGSVASAALAFVDLDTLQLQGLVAALAVGLAFVVATDPTTAYLGKIEEKISQQLEERDEAPAGS; from the coding sequence GTGACGGGAGGGCCGGAGGGCAAGCCCGACAACATCGCCCTGCAACAGCAAACGGTGGGCAACCACGCGCCGCGCGGCGACCAGCTGACCGGCACCCCCGCCAGCGAGGAACAGAAGGTCAGCTGGCTGGAACTGTTTTTCGACCTGATTTTCGTGGTGGCCTTCGACCAGCTCGCCAAGCGCCTCGGGGCGAACGCCAGCCTCGCCAACATCGGCATTTTTCTGCTGCTGTTCACGGCGGTGTGGTGGGCCTGGGCAAGCAACTCGACCTTCGCCGCCCGCTACGGCAACGAGCGGCGCGTCTACCGCTGGGACACGGTGGCCGAGCTGATTTCGGTGGCGCTGCTCGCGGTCATCATTCGCGGCGACCTCGAACAGACCGGCACCTACTTCGCCGTCGCCTTCGGCATCAACCGCCTGCTCAACGCCGGGCTGCACCGCTGGGCCGACCACAAGACGCCCGCCGACGTGACCTTTTCGCGGCGCACCTCGGCGGTGGTGGGCACGGCGGGGCTGCTGTGGCTGGGGTCGGCGCTGCTGCCGAGCGGCTCGGGGGCGCAGCTTGCCGTATGGGGGGCCGCGCTGCTGCTCGACGTGCTCCACCCGTTGCTCGGGCGCCGCGACGGTCAGCAGGTGCTGCCGCATCAAGGCCACCTCTCGGAGCGGGTGGGCCTGCTGCAAATCATCGCGCTGGGGGAAATCATCACCGAGGTCGTGAACGGGAGCCGCCAGCAGACCCTGGGCTGGACGACGTTGCTGCCAGCCTTTTTCTCGATTCTAGTCGCGGTGTCGCTGTGGCGGCTGTACTTCGACCAGGCGCGCGCGCTGCCGCTGTTGCAGGCACACACGCGCGGGCAGACCCTCGGCACGCTGCCGTGGTTTTACGGCCACCTGCCGCTGACCCTCAGCATCATCATGCTCAGCGTGGGGCTGGGCCAGGGCATCGGCAGCGGCACCGCTGAGGAAGTCGCCACCCAGCAGCAGTTCGTGGTCTGGCCGCTCGCCGGGGCGCTGCTGACCCTGGCCTTCCTGCGCGCCAACTCGCGCCGGGTGGCCGGTGAACGGGGCGCGGACCGCAGTCTGGTGGCCCTGCTGCTCGGCAGCGTCGCCTCCGCCGCGCTCGCCTTCGTGGACCTCGACACGCTGCAACTTCAGGGCCTCGTCGCCGCGCTCGCCGTCGGGCTGGCGTTCGTGGTCGCCACTGACCCCACCACCGCTTACCTCGGCAAAATCGAGGAAAAAATCAGCCAGCAACTCGAAGAGCGGGACGAAGCGCCCGCCGGGAGCTGA
- the ruvA gene encoding Holliday junction branch migration protein RuvA — translation MIAYLSGVVREVREGSAVVVAGGVGYEVQCPAGMLARLKPGEAAEFSTRFIVREDAQLLFGFPDADHLKLFDLLTSVSGVGPKLGLALLSAMPVSALAAGLIGGDVKLLSSVSGVGKKTAERLALELSSKVPEHLAAAASGAAGGKRPARVSSTAGHDAVDALLALGFREAQVRAAVAELLGADPEASADTLIRKALGRLR, via the coding sequence ATGATTGCTTACTTGTCCGGCGTGGTGCGTGAAGTGCGTGAGGGAAGCGCCGTGGTCGTCGCGGGCGGCGTGGGCTACGAGGTGCAGTGCCCGGCGGGGATGCTGGCCCGGCTCAAGCCCGGCGAGGCCGCCGAGTTCTCCACCCGCTTCATCGTGCGCGAGGACGCCCAACTGCTGTTCGGCTTTCCCGACGCTGACCACCTCAAACTCTTTGACCTGCTCACCAGTGTGTCGGGTGTGGGGCCCAAGCTGGGGCTCGCGCTGCTCTCGGCCATGCCGGTGTCGGCCCTCGCGGCAGGGCTCATTGGCGGCGACGTGAAACTGCTCTCGAGCGTGAGCGGCGTGGGCAAAAAGACCGCCGAGCGCCTCGCGCTGGAGCTGAGCAGCAAGGTGCCCGAACACCTCGCGGCGGCGGCCAGCGGAGCGGCAGGCGGCAAACGCCCGGCGCGGGTCAGCAGCACGGCGGGCCACGACGCGGTGGACGCGCTGCTCGCGCTCGGCTTCCGCGAGGCGCAGGTGCGGGCGGCGGTGGCCGAACTGCTCGGCGCCGACCCCGAAGCGAGCGCCGACACCCTGATTCGTAAGGCCCTCGGGCGGCTGCGGTGA
- the gatC gene encoding Asp-tRNA(Asn)/Glu-tRNA(Gln) amidotransferase subunit GatC: MIDAAQIDHLTALARLELSPAERRTMQQDLTRMLGYFEQLGRVPTEGVQEMQRPVSLVNVLRDDAPGETFPSGVVSALAPETQDGFIRVPRTVDTE; this comes from the coding sequence ATGATTGACGCGGCCCAAATCGACCACCTCACGGCGCTCGCACGGCTGGAACTGTCCCCCGCCGAGCGCCGGACTATGCAGCAGGACCTGACCCGGATGCTGGGCTACTTCGAGCAACTGGGCCGGGTGCCCACCGAAGGCGTGCAGGAAATGCAGCGCCCAGTGTCGCTGGTCAACGTGCTGCGCGACGACGCTCCCGGCGAGACGTTTCCGTCCGGCGTGGTGTCGGCCCTGGCGCCCGAAACCCAGGACGGCTTTATCCGCGTGCCGCGCACGGTGGACACCGAATAA
- the serS gene encoding serine--tRNA ligase, whose product MLDLKFIRENPDAVREAIRVKNVALDLDDLLQRDRDLVALKQRVEAMQTERNANAKLVPKASPEDRPGLIQKGKDLSEDLKALEPQLREQEDALKQLLLRVPNIPLPGVPVGKDEDDNVELRREGELPGFDFTPLDQVEILEKQGWADFERVARVSGSRSYLLKGDAALLEMAVLMFALDFLSQRGFTPLSTTALVRRETLVNSGHFPGDEESVYKLEGDELLLAGTAEVPINSLYAGEQLSADELPLTFAGFSAAFRREAGSAGRDVRGLIRVHEFRKVEQYVLCRADQEEGLKWFERLLSNAEGLLQALELPYRVIQNCTGDMGAGKVLMYDIETWVPSEQKYRETHSCSYLGDWQARRTGLRYRDEHGKLLYAHTLNNTGIASPRILVPLLENHQQADGTVRVPAALRPYLGGREVLGQPVR is encoded by the coding sequence ATGCTGGACCTGAAATTTATCCGTGAGAACCCCGACGCCGTGCGCGAGGCCATTCGCGTCAAGAACGTGGCCCTTGACCTGGATGACCTGTTGCAGCGTGACCGCGACCTCGTGGCGCTCAAGCAGCGCGTGGAAGCCATGCAGACCGAGCGCAATGCCAACGCCAAGCTGGTGCCCAAGGCCAGCCCCGAGGACCGCCCCGGCCTGATTCAAAAGGGCAAGGACCTGAGCGAAGACCTCAAGGCGCTCGAGCCCCAACTGCGCGAGCAGGAAGACGCCCTGAAGCAACTGCTGCTGCGCGTGCCCAACATTCCGCTGCCGGGCGTGCCCGTCGGCAAGGACGAAGACGACAACGTGGAACTGCGCCGCGAAGGCGAGCTGCCTGGGTTCGACTTCACGCCGCTCGACCAGGTCGAGATTCTGGAAAAGCAGGGCTGGGCCGACTTCGAGCGTGTCGCCCGCGTCTCGGGCAGCCGCAGCTACCTGCTCAAGGGCGACGCGGCGCTGCTGGAAATGGCGGTGCTGATGTTCGCGCTCGATTTCCTGTCGCAGCGCGGCTTTACTCCACTTTCGACCACGGCGCTCGTCCGCCGCGAAACGCTGGTCAACTCGGGCCATTTCCCCGGCGACGAGGAATCGGTCTACAAGCTTGAAGGCGATGAACTGCTGCTCGCTGGAACCGCCGAGGTGCCGATCAATAGCCTCTACGCGGGCGAGCAGCTCAGCGCCGACGAGTTGCCGCTGACCTTCGCGGGTTTCAGCGCCGCCTTCCGCCGCGAGGCCGGGAGCGCCGGGCGCGACGTGCGCGGGCTGATTCGCGTCCACGAGTTCCGCAAGGTCGAGCAGTACGTCCTGTGCCGCGCCGACCAGGAAGAGGGCCTGAAATGGTTCGAGCGCCTGCTGAGCAACGCCGAGGGGCTGTTGCAGGCACTGGAGCTGCCCTACCGCGTCATTCAGAACTGCACTGGCGACATGGGCGCGGGCAAGGTGCTGATGTACGACATCGAAACCTGGGTGCCGAGCGAGCAGAAGTACCGCGAAACCCACTCCTGCTCGTACCTGGGCGACTGGCAGGCCCGCCGCACCGGCCTGCGCTACCGCGACGAGCACGGCAAGCTGCTCTACGCCCACACCCTCAACAACACCGGCATCGCCAGCCCGCGCATTCTGGTGCCGCTGCTCGAAAACCACCAGCAGGCTGACGGCACCGTGCGCGTGCCCGCCGCGCTGCGCCCTTACCTCGGCGGCAGGGAAGTGCTGGGCCAGCCGGTGCGCTGA
- a CDS encoding aliphatic sulfonate ABC transporter substrate-binding protein — translation MNRTRLLLLAALTLSSATVQNAGAQNTGAQSASTVRLGYFPNLTHAPALVGLERGTFQKALGKTRLDARTFVSGTTLSEAFAAGQIDIAYIGPGPAISAASRGVPVQILAGAAEAGAVLVARKDSSIRTAHDLDGKIVAVPSLGNTQDISLRHLLGENGLKDKAAGGSVTVVPIPPADVVAAFAGKRADAALVPEPWGAALEAQGHRVIGNEKTVWRGGNYPSAILIVNTRFAQANPDLVAAFLKAHASAVAFLNKSPAAAQNAVNRQLQKLTGETLDLRVLQRAYARTRFTTAIDPAALQEYADLNVEAGYIRRAPDLKTLIRH, via the coding sequence ATGAACCGCACCCGTTTGCTGCTGCTCGCCGCCCTGACCTTGTCCAGCGCCACCGTCCAGAATGCCGGTGCACAGAATACCGGTGCCCAGAGTGCCAGCACCGTGCGGCTAGGGTATTTTCCCAACTTGACGCACGCCCCGGCGCTGGTGGGGCTGGAGCGCGGCACCTTTCAAAAAGCGCTGGGCAAGACCCGGCTCGACGCCCGCACCTTCGTTTCGGGCACCACGCTCTCCGAGGCGTTCGCGGCGGGGCAAATCGACATCGCCTACATCGGGCCGGGGCCGGCCATCAGCGCGGCGAGCCGGGGCGTGCCGGTGCAGATTCTGGCGGGCGCCGCCGAAGCGGGCGCGGTGCTTGTCGCCCGCAAGGACAGCAGCATCCGTACGGCGCACGACCTCGACGGCAAGATCGTCGCCGTGCCCAGCCTGGGCAACACCCAGGACATCAGCCTGCGGCACCTGCTCGGCGAAAACGGTCTGAAAGACAAGGCGGCGGGCGGCAGCGTGACCGTGGTGCCGATTCCCCCGGCGGACGTGGTGGCCGCCTTCGCGGGCAAGCGGGCCGACGCCGCCCTGGTGCCCGAACCCTGGGGCGCGGCACTCGAAGCGCAGGGGCACCGGGTCATCGGCAACGAAAAGACCGTGTGGCGCGGCGGCAACTATCCCAGCGCCATCCTGATCGTGAACACCCGCTTCGCGCAGGCCAACCCTGACCTCGTGGCCGCTTTCCTGAAAGCCCACGCGAGCGCCGTGGCCTTCCTGAACAAGTCGCCCGCCGCCGCCCAGAACGCCGTGAACCGGCAATTGCAGAAACTGACCGGCGAAACGCTCGACCTGCGGGTGCTGCAACGCGCCTACGCCCGCACCCGCTTCACCACTGCCATCGACCCGGCGGCATTGCAGGAATACGCCGACCTGAACGTGGAAGCCGGCTACATTCGCCGGGCACCTGACCTCAAGACGCTGATTCGGCACTGA
- a CDS encoding homoserine dehydrogenase produces MRTVTVGVLGSGTVGQNVLQLIERRRPVFGDLGVQIELAGVLVRDVNKARELPAGVRVTDNCDFLQECGVVIEAMGGIERPLELLRPYLKSGRPVITANKALLAEKWDELRSYALDGDLYYEASVMAGTPVIGPMSTVLRASTFTRLQAVLNGTCNYILTQMEGGKDYAAALAEAQALGYAEDPPTLDVGGFDTAHKLAVLARFCADGNFPYEQIEVQGIEHVTLDDIEQARQRGERLKLVAELRREGHDTQRGGWRAVVAPQSLPADHPLCXAGGGRNAMVYEGEECGPLIFAGGGAGGMVTASAMVGDLLDYLLGFPGHVPLH; encoded by the coding sequence ATGAGAACCGTCACCGTGGGGGTCCTGGGCAGCGGCACCGTGGGCCAGAATGTCTTGCAACTGATCGAGCGGCGCCGGCCCGTGTTTGGTGACCTGGGCGTGCAAATCGAACTCGCGGGTGTGCTGGTGCGCGACGTGAACAAGGCGCGTGAGCTGCCCGCCGGGGTGCGCGTGACCGACAACTGCGACTTTTTGCAGGAGTGCGGCGTGGTCATCGAGGCGATGGGCGGCATTGAGCGCCCGCTGGAGCTGCTGCGGCCTTACCTCAAGAGCGGGCGCCCGGTGATTACCGCCAACAAGGCGCTGCTCGCCGAGAAATGGGACGAACTGCGCTCCTACGCGCTCGACGGCGACCTCTACTACGAGGCTTCGGTGATGGCGGGCACCCCGGTCATCGGCCCCATGAGCACCGTGCTGCGGGCGAGCACCTTTACCCGCTTGCAGGCGGTGCTCAACGGCACCTGCAACTACATCCTCACGCAGATGGAAGGCGGCAAGGACTACGCGGCGGCCCTCGCCGAGGCGCAGGCTCTCGGGTACGCCGAGGACCCACCCACCCTCGACGTGGGCGGCTTCGACACCGCGCACAAACTGGCAGTGCTCGCCCGTTTTTGCGCCGACGGCAACTTTCCCTACGAGCAGATCGAGGTGCAGGGCATCGAGCACGTCACCCTGGACGACATCGAACAGGCCCGGCAACGCGGCGAGCGCCTCAAGCTGGTGGCCGAGCTGCGGCGCGAGGGCCATGACACCCAGAGGGGGGGCTGGCGAGCCGTCGTCGCCCCGCAGAGCCTCCCCGCCGACCACCCGCTGTGCAYCGCCGGGGGCGGGCGCAACGCGATGGTCTACGAAGGCGAGGAATGCGGCCCGCTGATCTTCGCCGGGGGTGGGGCGGGCGGCATGGTCACGGCCTCGGCGATGGTGGGCGACCTGCTCGACTACCTGCTGGGCTTTCCGGGGCACGTGCCGCTGCACTAG
- the sodA gene encoding superoxide dismutase [Mn], producing MAYTLPQLPYAYDALEPHIDARTMEIHHTKHHQTYVDNANKALEGTEFADLPVEQLIQQLDRVPADKKGALRNNAGGHANHSMFWQIMGQGQGQNGANQPSGELLDAINSAFGSFDAFKQKFEDAAKTRFGSGWAWLVVKDGKLDVVSTANQDNPLMGEAIAGVSGTPILGVDVWEHAYYLNYQNRRPDYLAAFWNVVNWDEVSKRYAAAK from the coding sequence ATGGCTTACACTCTTCCCCAACTGCCCTACGCTTACGACGCGCTTGAGCCCCATATCGACGCCCGCACGATGGAAATTCACCACACCAAGCATCACCAGACCTACGTGGACAACGCCAACAAGGCGCTCGAAGGCACCGAATTCGCCGACCTGCCCGTCGAACAACTCATTCAGCAGCTCGACCGCGTGCCCGCCGACAAGAAGGGCGCCCTGCGCAACAATGCGGGCGGCCACGCCAACCACAGCATGTTCTGGCAGATCATGGGCCAGGGTCAGGGCCAGAACGGCGCCAACCAGCCCAGCGGCGAACTGCTGGACGCCATCAACAGCGCCTTCGGCAGCTTCGACGCCTTCAAGCAGAAGTTCGAAGACGCCGCCAAGACCCGCTTCGGCTCGGGCTGGGCGTGGCTGGTCGTCAAGGACGGCAAGCTCGATGTCGTGTCCACCGCCAACCAGGACAACCCGCTGATGGGCGAAGCCATCGCGGGCGTCAGCGGCACCCCGATTCTGGGTGTGGACGTGTGGGAACACGCCTACTACCTCAACTACCAGAACCGCCGCCCCGACTACCTCGCCGCCTTCTGGAACGTGGTGAACTGGGACGAAGTCTCGAAGCGCTACGCCGCCGCGAAGTAA
- a CDS encoding TIGR00282 family metallophosphoesterase: MRVLFIGDVFGQPGRRVLQNHLPTIRPQFDFVIVNMENSAGGFGMHRDAARGALEAGAGCLTLGNHAWHHKDIYPMLSEDTYPIVRPLNYADPGTPGVGWRTFDVNGEKLTVVNLLGRVFMEAVDNPFRTMDALLERDDLGTVFVDFHAEATSEKEAMGWHLAGRVAAVIGTHTHVPTADTRILKGGTAYQTDAGFTGPHDSIIGSAIEGPLQRFLTERPHRYGVAEGRAELNGVALHFEGGKATAAERYRFIED, from the coding sequence ATGCGAGTCCTCTTCATCGGCGACGTGTTCGGGCAACCGGGGCGGCGCGTGCTGCAAAATCACCTGCCCACCATTCGCCCGCAGTTCGATTTCGTAATCGTCAACATGGAGAACTCGGCGGGCGGCTTCGGTATGCACCGCGACGCCGCCCGGGGCGCACTCGAAGCGGGGGCGGGCTGCCTTACGCTCGGCAACCACGCCTGGCACCACAAGGACATCTACCCGATGCTCAGCGAGGACACCTACCCTATCGTGCGGCCCCTCAACTATGCCGACCCCGGCACCCCCGGCGTGGGCTGGCGCACCTTCGACGTCAACGGCGAAAAGCTGACGGTGGTCAACCTGCTCGGGCGGGTGTTCATGGAAGCGGTGGACAACCCCTTCCGGACGATGGACGCGCTGCTCGAACGAGACGACCTCGGCACCGTCTTCGTGGACTTTCACGCCGAGGCGACCAGCGAGAAAGAGGCGATGGGCTGGCACCTCGCGGGCCGGGTGGCCGCCGTCATCGGCACGCACACCCACGTGCCGACCGCCGACACCCGCATCCTGAAGGGCGGCACCGCCTACCAGACCGACGCCGGCTTTACCGGGCCGCACGACTCCATCATCGGCTCGGCCATTGAGGGACCGCTGCAACGCTTCCTGACCGAGCGCCCGCACCGCTACGGGGTGGCGGAGGGCCGAGCGGAACTCAACGGCGTGGCGCTGCACTTTGAGGGCGGCAAGGCGACGGCGGCAGAGCGCTACCGTTTTATCGAGGACTAA